One genomic region from Gossypium hirsutum isolate 1008001.06 chromosome D13, Gossypium_hirsutum_v2.1, whole genome shotgun sequence encodes:
- the LOC107920108 gene encoding UDP-N-acetylglucosamine 1-carboxyvinyltransferase 2, with protein MALSCNNTLFPKPFFTSCSSQTQGTHFSNLPQPTKQDPIFKIKGPSTLSGHITISGSKNASLPLLAATLCCSGTSLLHNLPNVSDIQAMASILSSLGAKVDAFDGKMRVNSDGVGKVEVDLEEMKKIRGGFFVIGPLVARFGEAVVALPGGCNIGKRPVDLHLRGLRALGAVVELRDGKVWARAANGRGLVGGKFRLDYPSVGATETLMMAASMADGTTMLSNVAKEPEVVDLARFLTDCGAWIEGAGSDNLIIRGKRQLYGSECVIKPDRIETGTFMLAAAITRSCILLSPVIPSRVSCLIDKLSQAGCKISRLDQQTFQVSAHPSHIGYDLKSFDIKTNPFPGFPTDLQPQTMALLTTCTGSSLVEESVFDNRMTHARELQKLGARIQVSGRNALVYGFDEGSSLQGSRVIARDLRGGVSLILAGLAAKGTTQIHDIAHIERGYENIDMKLQNLGADIQRLTLTPVPLIL; from the exons ATGGCTCTCTCTTGCAATAACACCCTTTTCCCGAAACCCTTCTTTACCTCTTGTTCTTCTCAGACTCAGGGGACGCACTTCTCCAATCTCCCACAACCCACCAAGCAAGAccccattttcaaaatcaaaggacCTTCAACTCTCTCAGGCCACATTACCATAAGTGGCTCAAAAAACGCTTCTTTACCTCTCTTAGCAGCCACTCTCTGCTGCTCAGGCACTTCACTTCTCCACAACCTTCCCAATGTCTCTGATATCCAAGCCATGGCTTCCATCTTGAGCTCTTTGGGTGCTAAAGTTGATGCCTTTGATGGGAAAATGAGGGTTAACAGCGATGGGGTTGGCAAAGTGGAGGTTGATTTGGAGGAAATGAAGAAGATTAGAGGTGGGTTTTTTGTTATAGGGCCACTGGTGGCCAGGTTTGGTGAAGCTGTTGTGGCCTTGCCCGGTGGCTGTAATATTGGAAAGAGGCCTGTAGATCTCCATCTTCGTGGGTTAAGGGCTCTCGGTGCTGTTGTTGAACTGAG GGATGGGAAAGTGTGGGCACGTGCTGCAAATGGCAGAGGATTAGTTGGGGGGAAATTCCGACTGGATTATCCTAGTGTTGGAGCAACTGAAACTCTTATGATGGCAGCATCCATGGCTGATGGGACAACTATGCTCTCAAATGTGGCCAAA GAACCAGAAGTGGTCGATCTTGCTCGCTTTCTGACCGACTGTGGGGCATGGATAGAAGGGGCAGGGAGCGACAATCTAATTATCAGGGGAAAAAGGCAGCTCTATGGTTCTGAATGTGTTATAAAACCTGATCGAATCGAAACTGGCACCTTCATGCTTGCGGCGGCAATTACTCGCTCATGCATCTTACTGTCACCTGTCATTCCTTCCCGTGTATCATGTTTGATCGACAAACTCTCCCAAGCTGGCTGCAAAATTTCACGGTTGGATCAGCAAACGTTTCAG GTTTCAGCACACCCATCACATATTGGTTACGATTTGAAAAGTTTCGATATTAAGACGAACCCGTTTCCGGGATTTCCAACAGATCTGCAACCTCAAACAATGGCACTTCTCACTACATGCACTGGTTCCAGCTTGGTGGAGGAGTCCGTGTTTGACAACCGTATGACTCATG CAAGGGAACTGCAGAAGCTCGGAGCGAGAATTCAGGTCAGCGGGAGAAATGCACTAGTTTACGGGTTTGACGAAGGAAG TTCATTGCAAGGCTCTCGTGTTATTGCAAGAGACTTGAGAGGTGGGGTTTCACTTATATTAGCCGGATTGGCTGCAAAAGGAACCACTCAGATTCATGATATTGCACATATTGAACGAGGCTACGAGAATATTGACATGAAGCTTCAAAATCTAGGAGCTGATATCCAAAGACTGACACTCACACCAGTGCCCCTTATTTTATAA
- the LOC107920109 gene encoding dol-P-Man:Man(6)GlcNAc(2)-PP-Dol alpha-1,2-mannosyltransferase — MSFSTRQRRATVSDLPSSSSPPQPSKPESYTKVDKPGRSSSDGVGEDRGLGWFTVLFALGMLRYMSATSNIIHDCDEVFNYWEPLHYLLYKSGFQTWEYSSEFALRSYLYIIFHELVGRPASWLFAEEKVRVFYAVRLFLGFLSLISDATLVVALSRKYGKRLASYALAMLCLASGCFFASTSFLPSSFSMYAMSLSSGLFLLEKPAWAVAVAAVGVILGWPFSILAFLPLTFYSLAKQFKQAFLSGAVTSIALLALSILVDHCYYQRWTSSVFNLLVYNVLGGGESHLYGTEGPLFYIRNGFNNFNFCFILALLFLGILPIARKKYAPDLLIVISPLYIWLAFMSLQPHKEERFLYPIYPLVCVAASAVIESFPELFRDKYNPYDNSIIVMMAKFLRPVALSLILCASHSRTFSLINGYAAPMEVYKILEHHDDAGSGSVLCVGSEWHRYPSSFFVPDYIGEVRWIDDGFRGLLPFPFNDTLGGTAAAPPYFNNKNKASDEQYLRDIEACTFLVELQLNRPFPYRGNDLSAWEPIAALPYLDRELSPAKYRSFFIPYLWQEKNVFGMYKLLKRVSKPE; from the exons ATGTCTTTCTCCACCCGGCAGAGGCGAGCGACGGTGTCGGATCTTCCTTCATCGTCGTCTCCACCACAACCGTCGAAGCCTGAATCATACACGAAAGTGGATAAGCCAGGACGATCATCATCGGACGGCGTCGGCGAAGACCGCGGATTGGGGTGGTTCACGGTGTTGTTTGCTTTGGGAATGCTACGGTATATGAGCGCCACATCAAATATAATACACGACTGCGATGAAGTCTTTAATTATTGGGAGCCTCTTCATTATCTTCTCTATAAATCCGGCTTCCAAACTTGGGAGTATAG TTCCGAGTTTGCGCTCCGATCATATTTGTACATTATTTTCCATGAGTTAGTGGGCCGACCTGCTTCCTGGCTGTTTGCTGAAGAAAAA GTGAGAGTTTTCTATGCGGTGAGACTCTTTCTTGGTTTTCTATCTCTTATTTCAGATGCTACTCTAGTGGTAGCACTTTCCAGAAAATATGGAAAGCGGCTTGCATCTTATGCACTTGCAATGCTCTGCTTGGCTAGTGGTTGTTTCTTTGCCAGCACAA gTTTTCTTCCTAGTTCATTCTCTATGTATGCTATGAGCCTCTCATCAGGGTTATTTCTACTTGAGAAACCTGCATGGGCTGTTGCTGTTGCAGCTGTGGGTGTAATCCTAGGTTGGCCATTTTCAATCTTGGCATTTCTTCCACTGACCTTCTACTCTTTAGCTAAACAATTCAAACAAGCATTTCTTTCTGGTGCTGTCACCTCAATAGCTCTTCTT GCACTCTCCATACTCGTTGATCACTGCTACTACCAACGCTGGACATCATCTGTTTTTAATCTCTTAGTATATAATGTATTAGGAGGTGGTGAGAGCCATTTGTATGGGACTGAGGGGCCACTTTTTTATATAAGGAATGGGTTTAACAACTTCAACTTCTGTTTCATCCTTGCTTTGCTTTTCCTGGGAATTCTGCCAATTGCAAGGAAAAAGTATGCCCCTGACTTGCTTATTGTAATCTCTCCTCTTTATATATGGCTGGCATTTATGTCTCTGCAGCCGCACAAAGAAGAAAG ATTCCTTTATCCCATATACCCTCTTGTTTGTGTTGCTGCTTCTGCTGTCATTGAGAGTTTTCCTGAACTTTTCCGAGACAAATATAATCCCTACGATAATTCTATTATAGTTATG ATGGCCAAATTTCTTAGACCTGTGGCCCTCAGCCTCATATTATGTGCCTCACATTCACGTACATTCTCATTGATCAATGGCTATGCTGCTCCAATGGAGGTTTACAAGATCTTGGAGCACCATGATGATGCAGGATCTG GTTCTGTACTTTGTGTTGGAAGTGAGTGGCACCGTTACCCGTCATCATTTTTTGTTCCTGATTATATTGGTGAAGtgagatggattgatgatggatTCCGAGGTCTTCTTCCATTCCCTTTCAATGATACTCTGGGAGGGACTGCGGCAGCACCACCATACTTTAACAATAAAAACAAGGCATCAGATGAGCAATAT CTCCGAGATATTGAAGCTTGTACATTCCTGGTCGAGCTGCAGCTGAACCGACCTTTCCCTTATCGTGGAAATGACCTATCAGCATGGGAG CCTATTGCAGCACTACCGTACTTGGACAGGGAGCTCTCACCTGCCAAGTATCGGTCATTTTTCATCCCATACTTGTGGCAGGAGAAGAATGTCTTTGGCATGTACAAACTTCTGAAAAGAGTATCAAAGCCAGAATGA